A single Candidatus Bathyarchaeota archaeon DNA region contains:
- a CDS encoding C-GCAxxG-C-C family protein, with the protein MTEKSEIAREALDEAYRRGYDYCARMGCAPGVFAAVMETLGYEDDPVVNGVWKATLGLIGGTGNMAIGTCGAMAGAAMAISYSFGFTKEDLKDQAKMLNVASVVAEVGKEMQEKYGHIQCQEVQFHHWGKSYRFTNPEVMQEFASARELWTACQEVTGDLARWTVKKILEHNPHFSKRTQK; encoded by the coding sequence CCTACCGTCGTGGGTATGATTATTGCGCGCGCATGGGCTGTGCCCCTGGTGTTTTTGCTGCGGTTATGGAAACTCTGGGCTACGAAGACGATCCTGTGGTTAATGGCGTTTGGAAAGCTACCTTAGGCTTAATCGGTGGAACCGGCAACATGGCTATTGGAACCTGTGGTGCCATGGCGGGTGCCGCTATGGCAATAAGCTACAGTTTTGGCTTCACAAAGGAGGATCTCAAGGACCAGGCGAAGATGCTCAACGTCGCCAGTGTGGTTGCTGAAGTGGGTAAAGAGATGCAGGAGAAATACGGTCACATACAATGTCAGGAGGTTCAGTTCCATCACTGGGGAAAATCCTACAGATTCACCAATCCGGAAGTTATGCAAGAATTTGCGAGCGCGCGCGAATTATGGACTGCCTGCCAAGAAGTAACCGGAGACCTTGCCAGATGGACCGTGAAGAAGATCTTGGAGCACAATCCACATTTCTCTAAACGAACACAAAAATGA